One Gloeobacter morelensis MG652769 DNA window includes the following coding sequences:
- a CDS encoding alpha-D-glucose phosphate-specific phosphoglucomutase produces MDIKTVATTPFSDQKPGTSGLRKKVPVFQQPHYLENFVQSIFDSLQGYAGQTLVLGGDGRYFNREAIQIILKIAAASGFGRVLVGKDGIFSTPAVSCVIRKTAAFGGIILSASHNPAGPHEDFGIKYNIGNGGPAPEKVTEAIYARTKTIDHYQILDGPDADLGKLGTFELGPLTVEVIDPLADYIELMESLFDFGRIRDLLAGGEFRLCMDSMHAVTGPYARALFEDRLGAPAGTVRGGVPLEDFGGGHPDPNLVYAHELVEILFGEDAPDFGAASDGDGDRNMILGRHFFVTPSDSLAVLAANAKLVPGYQAGLAGVARSMPTSQAADRVAAQLGIDCYETPTGWKFFGNLLDAGKATLCGEESFGTGSGHIREKDGLWAVLFWLNILAVRRQSVEQILREHWQIYGRNYYSRHDYEAVDSTQAQALIEHLHTQMPHLAGKAFGSYEVEYSDDFAYTDPVDGGVSKNQGIRVGFTDGSRVVFRLSGTGTQGATLRVYLESFEPNIAKHNQDPQQALAGLIAIAEELAQIRKFTGRDKPTVIT; encoded by the coding sequence ATGGATATTAAAACCGTTGCCACGACCCCGTTCAGCGATCAGAAGCCGGGCACTTCCGGTCTGCGCAAGAAAGTGCCGGTTTTTCAGCAGCCGCACTACTTAGAAAACTTTGTCCAGTCGATTTTCGATAGCCTGCAAGGGTATGCGGGCCAGACGCTGGTTTTGGGGGGCGACGGCCGTTACTTCAATCGCGAAGCCATCCAGATCATCCTCAAGATCGCGGCGGCCAGCGGCTTCGGCCGCGTGCTGGTGGGCAAGGACGGCATCTTCTCGACCCCGGCGGTCTCCTGCGTCATCCGCAAAACCGCCGCCTTCGGCGGCATCATCCTTTCGGCGAGCCACAATCCCGCCGGTCCCCACGAAGACTTCGGCATCAAGTACAACATCGGCAACGGCGGCCCGGCTCCGGAGAAGGTGACCGAGGCGATTTACGCGCGCACCAAAACCATCGATCACTACCAGATCCTCGACGGCCCGGATGCGGATCTAGGCAAGCTCGGCACGTTCGAGCTCGGCCCGCTCACCGTCGAGGTCATCGATCCGCTGGCCGACTATATCGAATTGATGGAATCGCTCTTTGATTTTGGGCGGATTCGGGATTTGCTCGCGGGCGGCGAATTTCGCCTGTGCATGGACTCAATGCACGCGGTGACCGGTCCCTACGCCCGCGCCCTGTTTGAGGACCGCCTGGGAGCCCCGGCGGGCACCGTGCGCGGCGGTGTGCCGCTTGAAGATTTTGGCGGCGGTCATCCGGACCCCAATCTTGTCTATGCCCATGAACTGGTCGAGATTCTCTTTGGCGAGGACGCGCCCGATTTTGGGGCGGCCTCCGACGGCGACGGCGATCGCAACATGATCCTGGGGCGGCACTTTTTTGTCACCCCGAGCGACAGCCTCGCGGTACTGGCTGCCAACGCCAAACTGGTGCCGGGCTATCAAGCGGGTCTGGCCGGGGTGGCGCGCTCGATGCCCACCAGCCAGGCGGCCGACCGGGTGGCGGCCCAACTGGGCATCGACTGCTACGAGACGCCCACCGGCTGGAAATTCTTCGGCAACCTGCTCGATGCGGGCAAGGCGACCTTATGCGGCGAAGAGAGTTTCGGCACCGGCTCAGGTCACATTCGCGAAAAAGACGGCCTCTGGGCGGTGCTCTTTTGGCTCAACATCCTGGCGGTGCGCCGGCAGTCGGTCGAGCAGATCCTCCGCGAGCACTGGCAGATTTATGGGCGCAACTATTACTCGCGCCACGACTACGAAGCGGTCGATTCCACCCAGGCCCAGGCCCTGATCGAGCACCTGCACACCCAGATGCCCCATCTGGCGGGCAAAGCCTTCGGAAGCTACGAGGTCGAGTACAGCGACGATTTTGCCTACACCGACCCGGTGGACGGCGGCGTGAGCAAAAACCAGGGCATCCGGGTCGGCTTCACCGACGGCTCGCGCGTCGTCTTTCGCCTCTCCGGCACCGGCACCCAGGGGGCGACTCTACGGGTCTACCTCGAAAGCTTCGAACCCAACATCGCCAAACACAACCAAGATCCGCAGCAGGCCCTGGCGGGACTGATTGCCATCGCCGAGGAACTGGCCCAGATCCGCAAGTTCACCGGCAGGGATAAACCGACCGTGATCACCTGA
- the glgX gene encoding glycogen debranching protein GlgX → MGNSGVLPGRSFPLGATVTERGVNFCLFSQSATALELLLFDGPNDPKPTRVVRFEPACHRTFYYWHMLVPEVGAGQVYAYRAYGPFAPARGQRFDGEKVLLDPYARAVVGWRNYSREAAIRPGDNCAQALRAVVTDPGAYDWEGDTPLNTPYARTVIYELHVGGFTRHPNSGVPASKRGTYAGLTEKIPYLQSLGVTAVELMPIHQFDEQDARPGLTNYWGYSSLAFFAPHRPYSSRQDPTGPLDEFRDLVKALHRAGIEVILDVVFNHTAEGNHTGPTLSFKGLENQVYYMLEAENPALYRNYSGCGNTVKANHPIVGRLILDCLRYWVAEMHVDGFRFDLASVLSRNLYGVPVDKPAILWSIESDPILAGTKIIAEAWDAAGLYQVGSFFGERFAEWNGPYRDDVRRFIKSDSHTVAKLVSRLLASPDIYYLPDREPNHSINFVTCHDGFTLNDLVSYNQKHNAANGEDSRDGADDNFSWNCGVEGPTDDREIEALRLRQIKNCLTVLFVSQGTPMIAMGDEVRRTQRGNNNAYCQDSELSWFDWSLLEKNADPLRFARALIHFSQSLKLTQLEHILAFAPDGERPYAVLHGVRVHQPDLSGDSHALALGLHYPGAGEHLHVLLNAYWEALDFELPPPPPGLVWHRIVDTARPAPEDIAGRPDAPPVLAGAYRAGARSTVVLLALSA, encoded by the coding sequence ATGGGCAACTCGGGTGTTCTGCCGGGCCGCAGCTTCCCGCTGGGAGCGACGGTGACGGAGCGGGGCGTCAATTTTTGTCTTTTCTCGCAAAGTGCTACGGCCCTCGAACTGTTGCTTTTCGACGGTCCGAACGACCCGAAGCCGACGCGGGTGGTCCGCTTTGAGCCTGCCTGCCACAGGACGTTTTACTACTGGCATATGCTGGTGCCGGAGGTCGGCGCCGGGCAGGTCTACGCTTACCGGGCCTACGGCCCCTTTGCCCCCGCACGGGGTCAGCGCTTCGACGGCGAAAAAGTGCTGCTCGATCCCTATGCCCGGGCAGTGGTGGGCTGGCGCAACTACAGCCGCGAGGCGGCGATTCGTCCTGGCGACAACTGCGCCCAGGCGCTGCGGGCGGTGGTGACCGACCCGGGCGCCTACGACTGGGAGGGAGATACTCCTTTGAACACCCCCTACGCCCGCACGGTGATCTACGAACTGCACGTCGGCGGCTTTACCCGCCATCCCAATTCGGGTGTCCCCGCATCCAAACGCGGCACCTACGCGGGGCTCACCGAGAAAATTCCGTACTTGCAATCGCTCGGGGTGACGGCGGTCGAACTGATGCCCATCCACCAGTTCGACGAGCAGGACGCCCGGCCGGGGCTGACCAACTACTGGGGCTACAGTAGCCTCGCTTTTTTTGCTCCCCACCGGCCCTACAGTTCCCGCCAGGATCCCACCGGCCCCCTCGACGAATTTCGCGATCTGGTCAAAGCTCTGCACCGGGCGGGGATCGAGGTAATCCTCGATGTGGTCTTCAACCACACCGCCGAGGGCAATCATACGGGGCCGACCCTGAGCTTCAAAGGGCTCGAAAATCAGGTTTACTACATGCTCGAAGCGGAGAATCCGGCCCTCTACCGCAACTACAGCGGCTGCGGCAACACCGTCAAAGCCAACCACCCGATCGTCGGTCGCCTCATCCTCGACTGTCTGCGCTACTGGGTCGCGGAGATGCACGTGGACGGCTTTCGCTTTGATCTGGCCTCGGTGCTGTCGCGCAATCTCTATGGCGTGCCCGTGGACAAGCCCGCCATCTTGTGGTCGATCGAGTCGGACCCGATCCTGGCCGGTACCAAGATCATCGCCGAGGCCTGGGACGCCGCCGGGCTCTACCAGGTGGGATCGTTTTTCGGCGAGCGCTTTGCTGAGTGGAACGGTCCCTACCGCGACGATGTGCGCCGGTTCATCAAAAGCGATTCCCACACGGTGGCCAAACTCGTCTCACGCCTTTTGGCAAGCCCCGACATCTACTATCTTCCCGACCGCGAGCCCAACCACAGCATCAACTTTGTCACCTGCCACGACGGCTTTACCCTCAACGACCTGGTCAGTTACAACCAAAAGCACAACGCCGCGAACGGCGAGGACAGCCGCGATGGCGCGGACGACAACTTCAGCTGGAACTGCGGGGTTGAAGGCCCCACGGACGATCGCGAGATCGAGGCGCTGCGGCTGCGGCAGATCAAAAATTGTCTGACGGTGCTGTTTGTCTCCCAGGGCACGCCGATGATCGCTATGGGCGACGAGGTGCGGCGCACACAGCGGGGCAACAACAACGCCTACTGTCAGGACAGCGAACTGAGCTGGTTCGACTGGAGCTTGCTGGAAAAAAACGCCGATCCGCTGCGGTTCGCCCGGGCTTTGATCCACTTTAGCCAGTCGCTGAAGTTGACGCAGTTGGAGCACATTCTGGCTTTTGCCCCGGACGGGGAGCGTCCCTACGCCGTTCTCCACGGCGTCCGGGTGCACCAGCCCGATTTGAGCGGCGATTCCCATGCCCTGGCGCTGGGCCTGCACTACCCGGGAGCGGGGGAACATCTGCACGTGCTGCTCAACGCCTACTGGGAGGCACTCGACTTCGAACTGCCGCCCCCCCCGCCGGGGCTCGTCTGGCACCGCATCGTCGATACGGCCCGACCGGCTCCGGAGGATATCGCCGGGCGCCCCGACGCCCCCCCGGTGCTCGCGGGCGCCTATCGGGCCGGGGCGCGCTCGACGGTCGTGCTGCTGGCGCTGAGCGCTTAG
- a CDS encoding DUF2808 domain-containing protein, producing the protein MSILKLSRGYWGAGALAALAGLFLAAQPGQAVKVGDGTVYFTSVPRLVNTTAYNRMINFRSNLYFTIAVPANAGEPLQRVDVDLGDLGPEYYPDLGRTEVVNAEGSERRYALDKVVITGDRFQPSVSVRLAEPVEPGNTVVVGLPIYLASRIGGTQLFGITAFPPGEKAHGQFLGYGHIRIDDN; encoded by the coding sequence ATGTCGATTCTGAAGTTGTCGCGCGGCTATTGGGGCGCGGGTGCCCTGGCGGCCCTGGCGGGTTTGTTTTTGGCAGCCCAGCCGGGCCAGGCCGTCAAAGTCGGTGATGGTACCGTCTACTTTACGAGTGTGCCGCGGCTGGTCAACACGACCGCTTACAACCGCATGATTAATTTTCGCTCGAACCTGTACTTCACGATCGCCGTGCCCGCCAACGCCGGTGAACCGTTGCAGCGCGTCGACGTCGATCTGGGCGACCTTGGCCCCGAGTACTACCCCGATCTGGGGCGCACCGAGGTGGTCAACGCCGAAGGCTCCGAGCGGCGCTACGCCCTCGACAAAGTCGTGATCACCGGCGATCGCTTTCAGCCGAGCGTCTCGGTGCGCCTCGCCGAGCCGGTCGAGCCTGGTAATACAGTAGTGGTCGGCCTGCCCATCTATCTAGCTTCGCGCATCGGCGGCACGCAGCTATTCGGAATCACGGCCTTCCCGCCGGGTGAAAAGGCCCACGGCCAGTTCCTGGGTTATGGGCACATCCGCATCGACGACAACTAA
- a CDS encoding PAS domain S-box protein, with the protein MFVRQDPVADTPLRLVLDAAPAPIFSVDRRGRCTYINRAAAELFGYPPHLLVGQFIARLILGVSDWRECPFCPPPGLQEPPAVARFIRGDGSTFAARCTRAPLVDGERARGTVVTLEVIPEAAAPQARLDRFFAQSPLSMVLYALDGRVLSVNDAFRRMWGFDRIDGDYSVLRDPQLIQLGVMPYVERAFAGESTLMPPICYNAAALHPAGQEHWAQAFLYPIKDADGTVREVALIHQDVSDLKRAELLARGQIEALVDTLGALAAEPMLDSFLGQVLTTIATQLGVPLAEFWLTDFEDDLSVMHMTSWHGRILMGADQPDHPGACGKPLSEARDCEVYQQVYLHRRCLVLEDVPNNPVSVPFREWAAARGGIQTILIVPLVLADRVIGSFSVCSTEKRVFLSQEIELAQALAHQATLAVQLTRLAEQGRRSAVLEERNRMARELHDTLMQGLAGIVVQLQAATDGGVADPLDGRDHIDRARTLARQSLAEARRSVRALRPQLLEQGDLGQALADLLQQRIYDNHTEARCEVRGTPFALPAEAENQLLRIAGEALSNALRHARANRVHVELDYERPQVRLVVADDGRGFDPDRVGSDRFGLVGMRERAERIGADLRLESVPGQGTRVAVTLVS; encoded by the coding sequence ATGTTTGTCAGACAGGATCCGGTTGCCGATACGCCCTTGCGACTGGTGCTCGACGCTGCCCCCGCGCCCATTTTTAGTGTCGATCGCCGCGGGCGGTGCACTTATATCAACCGGGCGGCAGCTGAGCTGTTCGGCTACCCCCCCCATCTGTTGGTGGGCCAATTTATCGCCCGGCTCATCCTGGGGGTGAGCGATTGGCGCGAATGCCCGTTCTGCCCGCCGCCTGGACTGCAGGAGCCACCGGCCGTCGCCCGGTTTATCCGCGGCGACGGCAGTACCTTTGCCGCCCGCTGCACCCGCGCGCCGCTCGTCGATGGCGAGCGAGCCAGGGGCACCGTCGTCACCCTCGAAGTGATCCCCGAGGCTGCCGCTCCGCAGGCCCGCCTCGATCGCTTCTTTGCGCAGTCGCCTTTGAGCATGGTGCTCTACGCCCTCGACGGCCGGGTGCTGAGTGTGAACGACGCCTTCAGGCGCATGTGGGGTTTCGATCGCATCGACGGCGACTACTCGGTGCTGCGCGATCCGCAGCTCATCCAGCTTGGCGTCATGCCCTACGTCGAGCGGGCCTTTGCCGGCGAATCGACGCTGATGCCGCCCATCTGCTATAACGCCGCCGCGCTGCATCCGGCGGGCCAGGAGCACTGGGCGCAGGCGTTTTTGTATCCGATCAAAGATGCCGACGGTACCGTGCGGGAGGTGGCCCTCATCCACCAGGACGTCAGCGACCTCAAGCGCGCCGAGTTGCTGGCCCGCGGCCAGATCGAGGCGCTGGTCGATACTTTGGGGGCGCTGGCGGCGGAGCCGATGCTCGATAGCTTTCTAGGCCAGGTACTCACCACCATCGCCACCCAATTGGGGGTGCCCCTGGCAGAATTCTGGCTCACGGATTTCGAGGACGACCTGTCGGTGATGCACATGACGTCCTGGCACGGCCGCATTTTGATGGGAGCCGATCAGCCCGACCATCCCGGCGCCTGCGGCAAACCGCTCAGCGAGGCGCGCGATTGCGAAGTTTATCAGCAGGTCTACCTGCACCGGCGCTGCCTGGTGCTCGAGGACGTTCCCAACAACCCGGTCAGTGTGCCGTTTCGGGAGTGGGCAGCGGCGCGCGGCGGCATCCAGACCATCTTGATTGTGCCGCTGGTGTTGGCGGATCGGGTGATCGGCTCCTTCAGCGTCTGCAGCACCGAGAAACGGGTATTTTTAAGCCAGGAGATCGAGCTGGCCCAGGCCCTTGCCCACCAGGCCACCCTGGCGGTGCAATTGACGCGATTGGCCGAGCAAGGCCGCCGATCGGCGGTGCTCGAAGAGCGCAACCGCATGGCCCGCGAACTGCACGACACGCTTATGCAGGGACTGGCGGGCATCGTCGTCCAACTGCAGGCGGCCACCGACGGAGGTGTCGCCGATCCGCTCGACGGGCGCGACCACATCGATCGCGCCCGCACCCTGGCGCGCCAGAGCCTGGCGGAGGCGCGCCGCTCCGTGCGCGCCCTGCGGCCCCAACTGCTCGAACAGGGCGATCTGGGTCAGGCCCTGGCTGACCTGCTGCAGCAGCGCATCTACGACAACCACACCGAGGCCCGCTGCGAGGTGCGCGGCACCCCCTTCGCCCTCCCGGCGGAAGCCGAAAACCAGCTGCTGCGCATCGCCGGGGAGGCCCTCTCCAATGCCCTGCGCCACGCCCGGGCAAATCGCGTGCACGTCGAACTCGACTACGAGCGCCCACAGGTGCGTCTGGTGGTGGCCGACGACGGTCGGGGGTTCGACCCCGATCGCGTCGGTAGCGATCGCTTCGGTCTGGTCGGCATGCGCGAGCGCGCCGAGCGGATCGGCGCCGACCTGCGG